A window of Pieris rapae chromosome 22, ilPieRapa1.1, whole genome shotgun sequence genomic DNA:
aaGGTGtacattttgaaataagaGTTCAATTTAGAATTACATCACCGGAATTTGATGATACTGATTATGTAGGTGTCTTGGGGGACCTTGATAGGAACACGTCCtactgattatttaaaaactttgtgtAATGAATGGAAATTTGTGATCTAATTGTGCATTTTCTACTTTTCTATTAGTAAGTAGAGTAACTGCTGCCGGCACATAAAAGTAGTAAGGGGTGACAACAACAACCCCTTCTCTTTCTcagtagtaaataaaaacgtcTTTTCTTGGCGTCCTGTAAAAAGTTGCCACATACATAAATTCtttcagataaaataatataaaacaaaatatctatattttcagtttatATCTATGACAAGTGGATGATAATTGATAGGccacagatttatttaatgtttatactCTAGCATCATTAGATAAGCTCTTCCCAGAAATCACTATagattgatatttaataaaaataaaataatggagATATATTTAACTACAAATCATGAAATCATCGAAGAAAATACTTACGAAAGATGTGTTTGTTGCAATcgaatacaaaacaatttaacaaatttgtcTGTTTGTAACTTTGCATACCTAATTGAACGTTTAGTGGACGTTaaggtttgtttattttagttgtgATACGTGTTATTTACTTGCTCAGAAACTGAGTCGAAAGAAAAGAGTTATcagtgtatataatttatttttgaatttattttacttttcagttaaaaataaagatatctaaaatatgttgtatttgccattcgattttaaaaaggatttttaaattcacaaaacaGCTAGAAGCAAGCTTTGGACTAGATATGCAGGTAGTTATCATTTGAAATATTCATTTCAGTTTAATGAAGAAACAAAGTCAGTTATTTTTACTTGCTTgcttgcttttattattttttaaaataaaatgactaaTTGAGAAGGTTTATGTGTACCTAATcttaagtttttatacttaattatgaGTGTGTATTTGaacacattatttaaacttaatgtctgagaaaaaaaaacaaatatagctataatataataatatataacttataaattaattttaagaaaatcatttatctttaatgtattattatggCATGGTTTCAGTACACCTCAAATACAAATTGGTTTAATCTTGAAAAATCAGACGTTCTCACAGTAGATACACAAGTTCCATTTTatcaacataataatttaacagaaGTCAATATTAAAGCAGAAGATATTcccgaaataaaaaatgaattattagaTCAGAATGAATCAAATCACAGTGAAGATAACTATGAAGATTTACAAGTAGAACCTATAGAACCTTTACATGATGTAAAGTCGCAAGATCCAAGTAAATGTCATGAAACAGTATTACCAGTTACTAAGAAGCCTCATTCACAAAAAGAGGCTAATTATAAaggcaaaattaaaattataacaatttcatTAGAGGAAGTTatgaaagagagaaaagaagAACAgcttaatgaaaaatatttgagaTTGCCATATAAGTGTGAGGACTGCATTGTTTCATTTCACTATAAACACTGCCTTacacaacatttaaataagaGTCACTTTCCAGTAAGTTTCAAGTGCATGCACATgtacatatacaattatatttttcaattagatTTTACttgcaaaataattcaaaaacttGATTGTCATGATTTACAAAACACAGTGGGGTTGATAGACTAGGCACAACTCCAATCACTGATGTTGTGCATTAAAATCTCGGCTGTACATCAAGATTTTTAACTATGTGCACAATGAATATTACATGAAGGGTGATCACCTATTAAGAATCCGTGAAGTGCCACaggtatttctttttataatattatatataatacattggatttttattcaaatcatttatgCCTAGTTTGTACTGTTAttgattaaagatttttttcttagcACAAAAATGGAATTAAATGCACAATATGTAGTTGCATATTTCCTACACAAAAATCATATGATGGCCATAGCAGGAGACATTTAAATAGGTAATACCCGCATAACTCTTTCTAAGAGTTTCATAATCTTGAATGTGCTTAGCATATGTCATGTAatccataatttaaaaataataataattacatagaacttaaattaaatggaTAACTTCACTATCAAAGTTTAGGCCTCTTTACCAAgtttgtgaataaaatttaaacattaggTGACCCTCTACagtcaaacaatttttatgacAATAGTCATGTGACCATTAATGATGAAGAgtattctatattcaaattattattgcagATATGAATGCATTCCTTGTGGAAAACGGTCGATGGCTGTATATCCAttgttaaaacattataatgaaGTACATGATATTATAAAGGAGTCATATAAGTGTAAGAGatgtaattttgttacaaCGTAAGTATGAAAAGAAGACATTTAAGTcagatataaatgtaaatggaAAAATCAATGCAGTAGTTTAgggatgtttttttaaatctccaATACAAAGAAGTACAGGTTTTAGATGTGACAATCAGCGGATTGTCCTTATCTTGTATTAAGTGATATCCACTAATGCCCTATGTTACTTTCAATAGCTACAGCGTACGTACGTTTTGTAAGTTTTGATGTCGCAACTTTGGAATAACACCAGTACATTTACAGTATTGGTATCAGTAAACTAATTCCTATATTTTGGTGACACAGTCGCATTTTACTCAATACTCGTGGAACTAGTATTTGTaactagtttttttaagtacttGTACTCCTAAGACTTGGTCTGTCTTTAACCGAGTACGACTCACCTCTAGGTATCAGAATCGGTATTGCATGTTACAAAAGTAATTGGCATctgtttgaatatttttttttttctcagaAAATACTCGGAACACCGTCGTCATAGCCGAACTCACGGTCGTAAAGCATTCTGTAATCTCTGTGATAAAACATTCGCAAATAATACGTCGCTTGCCGTCCATGTCAGGTAATTTTCAAAGACTGAACTATTACTTTACTtttagtgctgggcaggctacttctaattaatttgctatatttgttttaaatattgtagaattttttgtttatttgctttttttttaaagagtaccgagagttttttacgccggctttttctctcggccaataccctctgtcttctttgtctTCTTAttcgtggaataagtgataccatcatgatcttatgttccaaaataaacgtttttttttatttttgaatttgttcaCTATAATTTTTGGATATATTTATGATGACAAacgtatttgattttattaaaagtaaatgaagGTTTAAATACCGAACCAGGGTTGGATTTAGAATTACGTCGTGCGAATTTGTTGATACTGATTTTGTAGGTTTCTCGCGGGACCTTGATTGGAACATCTCCTATTGCTGCCGGAACTCTGAACGGCTAAGCTAAGTCTAATGCCGAGATCTATAGAGCGCGCTTTGACTTAACTCAAACTTTACTAACGAAAAACTTAGCTTAGTGTACACTTAGCATAAACTAtgatttggtatttatagacattttaacGGTAAGATTAAGGTAAGCACAAGCTAAGAcagaaaatgacaaaatacaAAGTGATGTTTCATTTCACGGAATACcttctttattattctttaaaaaagtataacaataacaaatatttaaacgtcTAAAACGGTACACATTGAttgatatctatttattttattattgcactaactagaattttacaagtttacctttagaaaaattatttaaaagttaaatgacataattacagagatgacaataattttttgttatgtagaaCGGATCGCATTGTTATGACaacttgtatttacaattaaaaattttcaatcgCTTTTTCACTTTTGCTGTTTCTGTTTGTGTGAGCtgttacaaatgtttaattatactttaaaacaacGACTGGCTTTGACTTGGACCTGGACCTAGCTTTATCGAAAGTGACATAATAGAGAATATAGAGAGAgagttctatctttaatagaaaacattgCAAGGGTAGGAACTGCAGCCGATATGAATCCCCGAATACCAAAAGTATATGTTCGGAACGAACACAACCAAAATGAAGCTAGGACTACGGTCAAAATTGACAAATaccagtaatataaatattgcttatgCTGTACTGCATAATATAGGTATAGAGAGATGGGATGCTTATGACGATGGCCATCTTGCTGATCAGACACCAGAAGTTGAAGAAcacaaaaacaatgaaatatatctTACCGGTCTAGCATTCCGGCAATCCGTGATTGCCCAATTTAACTACGTTTttggtaataaagaaaatcaaacaaaacttattgtattttaatcatttattttccgattctttttttaactgtaaagcttctaatgataatttattttttagttgaaGAATCTATTTctaactgattttttaattttaaatgttccaTTTCTAtctcatattttcttttgttgttgtcCAACTCTTGCcacagcaattttttttaaggtccTCAAATgaaggtttattttttctgcttGCTGATTGACTTTTAGTGGTGACTTCAACACTGGTTTCCGTCAACCCAGCTTCTTCAGTCCAGTTGCGGCTTGTTCCCGGctgatttacatatttaaatgtagcATCTATAGTGGACGCTCTTGCCCTCTTTGGTCTCCAGCTTTCACTATTATTGTCATGATCAGTACCAgctaaaaaagtaaacagtctaataagtaaacatttagGAATGTCTTTTATTGGCTAAGATaaccattaaatttttgccgcggGCTTATACCTAATTAGTGAATGAAGTGTATTAAGATCTTTGTATTTATCTTACagcatattgatatttatagatagtGTAGATACAGTATGTGACACGGTAGAGAAGATTAAATAtctaagatattaatatttttaggcaaACGAAAATAACAGATTTGAAGCGAGAGTTGAAGttagtttgaattttgttgTCAACATATGTCACTGCTATAGGGCAGatacgacaaaataaaaagtcaggTAAAAGATATGATGGCAAAGTAAATTTTGagccattatttttgttaggctTATAGTCAAAGTTTTTGGTAAGTCGTCGATTTCGTGGACTTGAGATTAAGCTAAGCCAACACTCCGAGAGATTCGTAGTTTGctctataaataccaaatatgaCTTAACTCGATAGTTTAGTCTGAGCAAAGTGTAAGTGCGCTCTATAGATCTCggtagtattaaaaaaatatttaaaattttgtgtcaTGTATTGAATTTCGTCAACAATCCGTACATTTTCTAGTTCTATTGGCTTATCTATTGGTTATGaagaacaatatatattaaaagattacaatatgtattataataaaacataaaaacaatcttgaccttaaaatatattttattatattatcaaaggTTATTAGAGATGTGACATTCTacacaaaaatcgatttttaattaatagatttttaatatttatcgattATTtcctaattttttaatttaaaagtaattaacattgaaattaaaatagatttacaGTGAAATCCCCATGAtatcttgtattattttttagctcAGTACACAATACATCGAATGAAACATTTCCGTGCGATGAATGCGATAAGGTGTACAATAAACGAGCGAGTCTTTTAGCTCATCAGCGTTCTCACAAACCCGGGTTTTTTTACTGTGACGACTGTCAGAGGACGTTCAAGTCGAAATCAATCCTGTCTACGCATTTAAAACGCCACTTACGGCATGCCAAGGATGATGCATGGCGGTGAGTTAGTAACAAACATAGAGCTGATTTTATTACACACAACTGTCATTTCTTTAATacgcaaaaaataaataggcatcttgTATTctcttttagttttttaattatactttaacttttttaattatcatagaCAATATACAACAATgtcttatacaatataaaaaatatttttataaaatattctaactGCTAGACATCaggaatgtaaaaaaataataatttagagaGATTACATGTAaacaataacatatatatagtgGGTACAGTTTAAAGTCAAGGGAATAGAAAAATCATTATCGCACAGCTTCAGCATTACGTATTATAAGGCTGCAACTTGCAAGCTCCGCCCACCGCGTCTATTGCACTCGTAACCGTAATTCCATAATATAATGGAAATAAGGAGAGATGTTCTTGTTCGCCACAATTATCCCTGTACTGCTAATAACTTTCAATAACAATCCCATCTTTGTAtgttttatctaatatataatagttcgTGGCGCTGTTGTTGAAACTGGTATCGTGTAGTAGAAAATCTCAACATTTATGTTGCAATCGCAGTCACTATTGGGAATTGGGATGTTAGCTCTTTAAGTAAAAACAGTTAATGATACAGTTTAGAATACTGTTACATGATACGTTAGTAATCTCGATGGTTATTAGtagcggcacgaaactctagcgctgacCGTTATTGCGCAGAAGTAAATTCTAAGGTACGTGACGGGGGCTAGCGGAATGAAGAGCGTCGATTGGCTCTCCAGTCGCATTCCGGCCCCCGCTCTACAGTACAAATGCGCAGCAATCCCCTCCACgtatcggccagcgctagacttacgtgcctataataataatatcgtcttttaaaacccttctatacaaatatttcctaaccttatcctatcctgatcaatcgtgacctgtgtaattcttgAATCTCCTGTTCGTTTTGTTAATTCTCTATTTTCTTGAGTTTGTAAGATTAGTTTTagctagttattataatatatatagttactaaTAGATTAAGGATCTATAtttctgcacttcttgcacccatcatttttctttatttatttctattcttactagggttgcctggaagagatcgcttgttagcgataaggccgcccgttgcatcccttgtaatttatatatactgtgttatttgtatttctttagcaacgaagtgtaaataaataaataaaataaataataacatgaatgaaataaaagtagGTACATACGActtttaagattaaataaaattaatattatattagatcgCACAACCTCCATGCCAGTTCTCTGTCCGCACAGACTAAAACCGTTTGTAACTCTGCCATAGACTAAAAATCAttcttatgtattattttgtgcttttaaatttatttttattccaactACAAAacgtattataaattaattatttttagatataaatgtAACGATTGTGATGAAAAATTCAAGGTGAAACGAAATATAGAAGACCATATTTACTTCGAGcatttgaaaataatgaaatatgtatgcGATGTTTGCTCAAAGGTgaggtatataaaaatagatattgcGGAGTTTTTCATATTTCTAACTACTGCTTGTTTGATTTAAGTGATCTTTGAATCTGtttattttcacaatttttagtaaacctttaaaaaaatgttctctTTACTTGTgcgttttttactgtttgttaTGAAATGTAATTACCACTCGCCGTTAAACTACTTTTAATGCGGAGCTATGCACGTAATAAGCGGGatacattcactaacaaattaaatgtatgtttagaCTCAGATGTTCCGAATCGTATCGAAATTGACAAATGTTCCTGGCCACAATGGTTTGcaatctctgacatgtcataTAATTATAGCTGTCACGCACACATCTGGGGATCGTATAACGAAAAATGTCAAGTGATAAATTATGGTTATAATTCGGTCATCTTGCAGCCTGGATAAATgtgtatcattattatttaagctttGTTATCAACTAACGCaagtttaacaatttaaatgcatttgcATAATTTGAGAATTTTTCATGTTATTAATAGATACTGTTAATTAAATGAGTTAACTAATGAGGaactcatttttattataatttagctTGATTGCGTAAATAAACCGGAAGTTAATATTGGAagtgatattttataacaatgcaTTATTTTTCTTCCTAATATAGCTGTTagtaaatttttcaaatataacttacgagtatatttttaatatatttagttgaaTGTAACTTTTACTGCCAAATAACATTCACCATCGGTAAACACGcattttaaaaccaatacatacatataatgctTAAAACACTAAAATTAAACGTATAACGCTATTTATTTGACTTCAGTAAATGAAGTCAAACAAGACaagaatatacaaaacatagaGTTCATTTCCCTTGCtctatgattaataattttaatttaaatagactttatattgttgtaatttatttaatataaaaagtgcttgcatacttataaaaaaattgtgtattctTTTGCAGGTTTTCAAAAGGCACCGTTGTCTTACAAAGCATGTTAAGGGTGTTCATGAAAAAATTCGCCCAccaaagaataaaatttgcGATTATTGTGGTCGGGGTTTCTCggtaggtatttttatttactgtatgAATTTATAACTGCATATTAAATAAGTCAGCCACGCTGTgtataaatctattaaatttaactgaaTGTTTTCTTGATACTTAATTCCtacgtaatttttatattattgttgctGACATATTGTTCAATCTCCCTACGAACATTAATCAGCTAAATGAAATgtagtaaaaaaagtatttaaaaataccgtataaaaattgaatttgtattttaaaacttatcatattatgtgtataagttttcttcaattcaattttttattggaaaggttatataaatacaggtTAAATAAAGGTTAATGACTAAGAGTTTTTTTTCAGTCCACAGCAgtgttaaaaaatcatatcacAACACACACTGGAGAACGCCCCCACAAGTGCCCTTACTGTTCAGCAACGTTTGGCCAAACAGCATCTCTATACACTCATAAAAAACTTGTACATAAGAAAAATCTGTGAATATTTAGCATATACATAgagcttatttttatttataattgtaccttgttgtataaaagtaatttaaacaatcaactataaataaatcttcgttttattattatgacaccTCATGAATAGGTACTGGCATAGgtactataataaatttaaaaatttaatctactGAAGTCGAGTTCAGTTAACTAAATCATATGTAATTGTCTGACGTAGTTTATACGTATAATAAGGAgtcatttttcaaattatatttatttgaaattttatttaaaaaaagagggaatattattaattaagaataaaaatattttgttgctACGAGCAAGCGGAATCATAATCCTGTGCGAAGGGCAATCCTAAAAGATGTTTGACAATTGACTGTAGCCTATCTCAAAGTAtatgtcaattaaaaaaaatattatctgttaAGGAATAATAACGATATCAACATATGTAGTATAAactattcaattattatttatatttaagtcaaGGTGTACATTTTGAAACAGGAGTTCAATTTAGAATTACATCACCCGAATTTGATGATACTGATTATGTAGGTGTCTTGGGGGACCTTGATAGGAACACGGCCtactgattatttaaaaactttgtgtAATGAATAGAAATTTGTGATCTAATTGTGCATTTTCTACTTTTCTATTGGTAAGTAGAGTAACTGCTGCCGGCACATAAAAGTAGTAAGGGGTGACAACAACAACCCCTTCTCTTTCTcagtagtaaataaaaacgtcTTTTCTTGGCGTCCTGTAAAAAGTTGCCACATACATAAATTCtttcagataaaataatataaaacaaaatatctatattttcagtttatATCTATGACAAGTGGATGATAATTGATAGGccacagatttatttaatgtttatactCTAGCATCATTAGATAAGCTCTTCCCAGAAATCACTATagattgatatttaataaaaataaaataatggagATATATTTAACTGCAAATCATGAAATCATCGAAGAAAATACTTACGAAAGATGTGTTTGTTGCAAtcgaatacaaattaatttaacaaatttgtcTGTTTGTAACTTTGCATACCTAATTGAACGTTTAGTGGACGTTaaggtttgtttattttagttgtgATACGTGTTATTTACTTGCTTAGGAACTGAGTCGTGAGAAAAGATTTATCAGTGTATATAATttcttgaatttattttacttttcagttaaaaagaaaaatatctaaaatatgttgtatttgccattcgattttaaaaaggatttttaaattcacaaaacaGCTAGAAGCAAGCTTTGGACTAGATATGCAGGTATTTATCATTTGAAATATTCATTTCAGTTTAATGAAGAAACAAA
This region includes:
- the LOC123690147 gene encoding zinc finger protein 624-like isoform X4 → MEIYLTTNHEIIEENTYERCVCCNRIQNNLTNLSVCNFAYLIERLVDVKLKIKISKICCICHSILKRIFKFTKQLEASFGLDMQYTSNTNWFNLEKSDVLTVDTQVPFYQHNNLTEVNIKAEDIPEIKNELLDQNESNHSEDNYEDLQVEPIEPLHDVKSQDPSKCHETVLPVTKKPHSQKEANYKGKIKIITISLEEVMKERKEEQLNEKYLRLPYKCEDCIVSFHYKHCLTQHLNKSHFPHKNGIKCTICSCIFPTQKSYDGHSRRHLNRYECIPCGKRSMAVYPLLKHYNEVHDIIKESYKCKRCNFVTTKYSEHRRHSRTHGRKAFCNLCDKTFANNTSLAVHVSSVHNTSNETFPCDECDKVYNKRASLLAHQRSHKPGFFYCDDCQRTFKSKSILSTHLKRHLRHAKDDAWRYKCNDCDEKFKVKRNIEDHIYFEHLKIMKYVCDVCSKLSRTHLGIV
- the LOC123690147 gene encoding zinc finger protein 888-like isoform X2 translates to MEIYLTTNHEIIEENTYERCVCCNRIQNNLTNLSVCNFAYLIERLVDVKYTSNTNWFNLEKSDVLTVDTQVPFYQHNNLTEVNIKAEDIPEIKNELLDQNESNHSEDNYEDLQVEPIEPLHDVKSQDPSKCHETVLPVTKKPHSQKEANYKGKIKIITISLEEVMKERKEEQLNEKYLRLPYKCEDCIVSFHYKHCLTQHLNKSHFPHKNGIKCTICSCIFPTQKSYDGHSRRHLNRYECIPCGKRSMAVYPLLKHYNEVHDIIKESYKCKRCNFVTTKYSEHRRHSRTHGRKAFCNLCDKTFANNTSLAVHVSSVHNTSNETFPCDECDKVYNKRASLLAHQRSHKPGFFYCDDCQRTFKSKSILSTHLKRHLRHAKDDAWRYKCNDCDEKFKVKRNIEDHIYFEHLKIMKYVCDVCSKVFKRHRCLTKHVKGVHEKIRPPKNKICDYCGRGFSSTAVLKNHITTHTGERPHKCPYCSATFGQTASLYTHKKLVHKKNL
- the LOC123690147 gene encoding zinc finger protein 267-like isoform X3; translated protein: MEIYLTTNHEIIEENTYERCVCCNRIQNNLTNLSVCNFAYLIERLVDVKLKIKISKICCICHSILKRIFKFTKQLEASFGLDMQYTSNTNWFNLEKSDVLTVDTQVPFYQHNNLTEVNIKAEDIPEIKNELLDQNESNHSEDNYEDLQVEPIEPLHDVKSQDPSKCHETVLPVTKKPHSQKEANYKGKIKIITISLEEVMKERKEEQLNEKYLRLPYKCEDCIVSFHYKHCLTQHLNKSHFPHKNGIKCTICSCIFPTQKSYDGHSRRHLNRYECIPCGKRSMAVYPLLKHYNEVHDIIKESYKCKRCNFVTTKYSEHRRHSRTHGRKAFCNLCDKTFANNTSLAVHVSSVHNTSNETFPCDECDKVYNKRASLLAHQRSHKPGFFYCDDCQRTFKSKSILSTHLKRHLRHAKDDAWRYKCNDCDEKFKVKRNIEDHIYFEHLKIMKYVCDVCSKTQMFRIVSKLTNVPGHNGLQSLTCHIIIAVTHTSGDRITKNVK
- the LOC123690147 gene encoding zinc finger protein 528-like isoform X5, translating into MEIYLTTNHEIIEENTYERCVCCNRIQNNLTNLSVCNFAYLIERLVDVKLKIKISKICCICHSILKRIFKFTKQLEASFGLDMQYTSNTNWFNLEKSDVLTVDTQVPFYQHNNLTEVNIKAEDIPEIKNELLDQNESNHSEDNYEDLQVEPIEPLHDVKSQDPSKCHETVLPVTKKPHSQKEANYKGKIKIITISLEEVMKERKEEQLNEKYLRLPYKCEDCIVSFHYKHCLTQHLNKSHFPHKNGIKCTICSCIFPTQKSYDGHSRRHLNRYECIPCGKRSMAVYPLLKHYNEVHDIIKESYKCKRCNFVTTKYSEHRRHSRTHGRKAFCNLCDKTFANNTSLAVHVSSVHNTSNETFPCDECDKVYNKRASLLAHQRSHKPGFFYCDDCQRTFKSKSILSTHLKRHLRHAKDDAWRFSKGTVVLQSMLRVFMKKFAHQRIKFAIIVVGVSRPQQC
- the LOC123690147 gene encoding zinc finger protein 888-like isoform X1, which encodes MEIYLTTNHEIIEENTYERCVCCNRIQNNLTNLSVCNFAYLIERLVDVKLKIKISKICCICHSILKRIFKFTKQLEASFGLDMQYTSNTNWFNLEKSDVLTVDTQVPFYQHNNLTEVNIKAEDIPEIKNELLDQNESNHSEDNYEDLQVEPIEPLHDVKSQDPSKCHETVLPVTKKPHSQKEANYKGKIKIITISLEEVMKERKEEQLNEKYLRLPYKCEDCIVSFHYKHCLTQHLNKSHFPHKNGIKCTICSCIFPTQKSYDGHSRRHLNRYECIPCGKRSMAVYPLLKHYNEVHDIIKESYKCKRCNFVTTKYSEHRRHSRTHGRKAFCNLCDKTFANNTSLAVHVSSVHNTSNETFPCDECDKVYNKRASLLAHQRSHKPGFFYCDDCQRTFKSKSILSTHLKRHLRHAKDDAWRYKCNDCDEKFKVKRNIEDHIYFEHLKIMKYVCDVCSKVFKRHRCLTKHVKGVHEKIRPPKNKICDYCGRGFSSTAVLKNHITTHTGERPHKCPYCSATFGQTASLYTHKKLVHKKNL